The proteins below come from a single Aspergillus oryzae RIB40 DNA, chromosome 5 genomic window:
- the nctB gene encoding negative cofactor 2 transcription regulator complex subunit NCB2 (class 2 transcription repressor NC2, beta subunit (Dr1)) has product MSDREFSSNDDLSLPKATVQKIITEILPPSSGQTFSKDARDLLMECCVEFITLISSEANDISEKEAKKTIACEHVERALRDLGFGDYIPDVLAVAEEHKEQLKSREKKQSKMEQSGLSEEELLRQQQELFRSATEKYHAAPE; this is encoded by the exons ATGTCAGATCGCGAGTTCAGTT CGAACGATGACCTGTCGCTTCCTAAAG CGACGGTCCAAAAAATTATCACCGAAATTCTACCTCCTTCTTCCGGCCAGACCTTTTCCAAAGATGCTCGCGATCTCCTTATGGAATGCTGCGTCGAATTCATCACCTTGATCTCCTCCGAAGCCAATGACATCAGCGAGAAAGaggccaagaaaacaatCGCCTGTGAGCATGTAGAGCGGGCTCTGCGTGATCTTGGTTTTGGCGATTATATCCCGGATGTCCTTGCTGTGGCAGAGGAGCATAAGGAGCAGTTAAAG TcgcgagaaaagaaacaaagcaagatGGAGCAGAGTGGACTGTCGGAAGAGGAGCTGTTACGACAGCAACAGGAGCTGTTTCGCTCTGCTACGGAGAAGTATCACGCTGCCCCGGAGTAA